One window from the genome of Streptomyces cadmiisoli encodes:
- the mug gene encoding G/U mismatch-specific DNA glycosylase — translation MRRFTAQELEAARDRLVPDVAADGLRVLFCGINPGLMTAATGHHFARPGNRFWPVLHLSGFTPRLLKPSEQGELLTYGLGITNVVARATARADELGAEEYRKGGRLLSDKVERLRPAWLAVVGITAYRAAFEDRGARVGPQSLRIGDTRVWALPNPSGLNAHWTAATMAEEFARLREAAGVEDRSGA, via the coding sequence CTGAGGCGTTTCACCGCACAGGAGTTGGAGGCCGCCCGCGACCGTCTCGTACCGGACGTGGCCGCGGACGGCCTGCGGGTGCTGTTCTGCGGTATCAACCCGGGTCTGATGACCGCGGCGACGGGCCATCACTTCGCCCGTCCGGGCAACCGCTTCTGGCCGGTGCTGCATCTGTCGGGGTTCACACCCCGGCTGCTGAAGCCGTCCGAGCAGGGCGAGCTGCTGACGTACGGGCTCGGGATCACCAACGTGGTGGCCCGGGCGACGGCGCGGGCGGACGAGCTGGGTGCCGAGGAGTACCGCAAGGGCGGGCGGCTGCTGTCCGACAAGGTCGAACGGCTGCGGCCCGCCTGGCTGGCGGTGGTGGGGATCACCGCCTACCGGGCCGCGTTCGAGGACCGCGGGGCCCGGGTGGGGCCGCAGTCGCTGCGCATCGGGGACACCCGGGTGTGGGCGCTGCCCAATCCCAGCGGACTGAACGCGCACTGGACCGCGGCGACGATGGCCGAGGAGTTCGCCCGGCTGCGGGAGGCCGCCGGGGTCGAGGACCGCTCCGGCGCCTGA
- a CDS encoding RNA polymerase sigma factor: MRMVRRRLPSHQDAEDCVQETMARAAAHTALDRNRLGPFLTSVALRLCIDFYRDLERRRRLLQRTAFLDSPGTTEEDICDEDFGRWLLEQVRFLRGREQEVILARAAGISTAEFARLHNISIKAAEAAFTRGRARLKMVCVKAMEDRLG; this comes from the coding sequence ATGCGGATGGTTCGGCGAAGACTCCCGAGTCATCAGGACGCCGAGGACTGCGTCCAGGAGACCATGGCCCGCGCCGCCGCGCACACCGCCCTCGACCGGAATCGGCTCGGCCCCTTTCTGACCTCCGTGGCGCTACGCCTCTGCATCGACTTCTACCGCGACCTGGAACGTCGCCGCCGACTGCTCCAGCGGACGGCCTTCCTGGACTCGCCCGGAACGACCGAGGAAGACATCTGCGACGAGGATTTCGGAAGATGGCTTCTGGAGCAGGTCAGATTTCTGCGCGGACGCGAACAGGAAGTAATACTCGCGCGCGCCGCAGGCATTTCCACCGCCGAATTCGCCCGACTCCACAACATCTCCATCAAAGCCGCCGAGGCCGCGTTCACCCGTGGTAGAGCACGACTGAAAATGGTGTGCGTGAAAGCCATGGAGGACCGCCTCGGATAA
- a CDS encoding NAD(P)/FAD-dependent oxidoreductase — MQEDQRVFDVAVVGGGLGGTMLAAILARHGVRVLLLEGSGHPRFAIGESTVPETTFGLRVLARRYDVPEIEHLATNGALRRHVSSNCGVKRNFSFVYHREGEPTRAEECTQYPTWGPPLGPDSHYLRQDVDAYMFHVAVSYGATAHTHTVVDDVKFEENGATIVTRDNGTFQASYVVDAGGVRAVLPERLGLRQEPPYRTRSRTVFTHMVNVRPFDTVAPPRRLHGMPSPFSQGTLHHLFPGGWFWVIPFDNHSAGTSELCSVGVNLDLDRYPRPEGEGAEEEFWRHVRRFPSVAAQFERARAVRPYVSTDRTQFSSRTVVGDRWCLLPHASDFIDPLFSSGLAVTVMTLNALSHRLIDAVRHDDFDPSRFAYLEEWIKRMFRFYDDLVSCSYVAFDDFELWNAWNRVWTITTLYGTNAQNQAAVAFEKTHDPASFDALETPPYRGLQGVDNPWVEQLFNRSRDAVLAYRDGQLTKDQAVERIFTLLRESELCPAVWGTLDPEDRCPSGVFTLWPLMKILLWGKFRSPRHVRGAYFTGGARLVGKEAAQVYGAELRRGVSQVHQTARDMWCNWNRDWAHRPTSRDIRMKK; from the coding sequence ATGCAAGAGGACCAGCGTGTGTTCGATGTCGCCGTCGTGGGCGGTGGCCTCGGCGGGACGATGCTGGCGGCGATCCTCGCCCGCCACGGTGTGCGTGTGCTGCTGCTGGAGGGCAGCGGTCATCCCCGGTTCGCCATCGGTGAGTCCACCGTTCCCGAGACCACCTTCGGACTGCGGGTCCTGGCCCGCCGCTACGACGTACCGGAGATCGAGCACCTGGCGACCAACGGCGCCCTGCGCCGCCATGTGTCGTCCAACTGCGGGGTGAAGCGGAACTTCAGCTTCGTCTATCACCGGGAGGGCGAGCCCACCCGCGCGGAGGAGTGCACCCAGTACCCGACGTGGGGCCCGCCGCTCGGCCCCGACTCGCACTACCTCCGGCAGGACGTCGACGCCTACATGTTCCACGTCGCCGTGTCCTACGGCGCGACCGCGCACACCCACACGGTCGTCGACGACGTGAAGTTCGAGGAGAACGGCGCCACCATCGTCACCCGGGACAACGGCACCTTCCAGGCGTCGTACGTGGTCGATGCCGGCGGTGTGCGGGCCGTGCTCCCCGAACGCCTGGGGCTGCGGCAGGAGCCGCCCTACCGAACGCGCTCGCGCACCGTCTTCACCCACATGGTGAACGTGCGGCCCTTCGACACCGTCGCTCCGCCGCGGCGCCTGCACGGCATGCCGAGCCCGTTCAGCCAGGGCACGCTGCACCATCTGTTCCCGGGCGGCTGGTTCTGGGTGATCCCGTTCGACAACCACTCCGCCGGCACGAGCGAGCTGTGCAGCGTCGGCGTCAATCTCGACCTGGACCGGTATCCCCGGCCCGAGGGCGAGGGCGCGGAGGAGGAGTTCTGGCGCCACGTCCGCCGGTTCCCCAGCGTGGCGGCGCAGTTCGAGCGGGCGCGGGCGGTACGGCCGTACGTGTCCACCGACCGCACCCAGTTCTCGTCGCGGACGGTGGTCGGCGACCGTTGGTGCCTGCTGCCGCACGCGAGCGACTTCATCGACCCGCTGTTCTCCAGCGGACTCGCGGTCACCGTGATGACCCTGAACGCGCTGAGCCACCGGCTCATCGACGCGGTCCGCCACGACGACTTCGACCCCTCCCGCTTCGCGTACCTGGAGGAGTGGATCAAGCGGATGTTCCGCTTCTACGACGACCTGGTGTCGTGCAGCTATGTGGCCTTCGACGACTTCGAGCTGTGGAACGCCTGGAACCGCGTGTGGACCATCACGACGCTGTACGGGACCAATGCGCAGAACCAGGCCGCCGTCGCCTTCGAGAAGACACACGACCCGGCCTCGTTCGACGCGCTGGAGACACCGCCCTACCGGGGTCTCCAAGGAGTCGACAACCCTTGGGTGGAGCAACTCTTCAACCGCTCCCGGGACGCCGTACTCGCTTATCGCGACGGGCAGTTGACGAAGGACCAGGCCGTGGAGCGGATCTTCACCCTGCTGCGGGAGAGCGAGCTGTGCCCGGCCGTCTGGGGCACGCTGGATCCCGAGGACCGCTGCCCGTCGGGGGTGTTCACGCTCTGGCCCCTGATGAAGATCCTGCTCTGGGGCAAGTTCCGCTCCCCACGGCATGTGCGGGGCGCGTACTTCACCGGCGGCGCACGCCTCGTGGGCAAGGAGGCGGCGCAGGTCTACGGTGCCGAGCTGCGGCGCGGTGTCTCACAGGTGCACCAGACCGCAAGGGACATGTGGTGCAACTGGAACCGGGACTGGGCCCATCGTCCGACCTCTCGGGATATTCGTATGAAGAAATGA
- a CDS encoding alpha/beta fold hydrolase — MSTTLSFEVHTPLGPRSVTLSYARVGTGAPLLLLHGIGHHRQAWDPVIPVLAAERDVIAVDLPGCGESPALPDGLTHDLPTMTAVLTGLCEALELDRPHVAGNSLGGLLALELGRDRLVRSVTALSPAGFWSQLERRYAFGVLMTMRQIARRMPSPLVERLARPAVGRTLLTSTIYARPARRSPEAVVAETLALARAEGFTQTLRTGRRVQFTDDVPGIPVTVAWGSRDRLLVPRQGVRAKYVIPRARLVRLPGCGHVPMNDDPALVARVLLDGSR, encoded by the coding sequence ATGTCCACCACCCTCTCCTTCGAGGTCCACACCCCGCTCGGCCCACGGAGCGTGACCCTGTCCTACGCGCGCGTGGGCACGGGTGCGCCCCTGCTCCTGCTGCACGGCATAGGCCATCACCGGCAGGCGTGGGACCCGGTGATACCCGTGCTGGCGGCCGAGCGCGACGTGATCGCCGTGGACCTGCCGGGGTGCGGCGAGTCGCCGGCCCTTCCGGACGGGCTCACGCACGACCTGCCGACCATGACCGCCGTGCTCACCGGGCTGTGCGAGGCGCTGGAGCTGGACCGCCCGCACGTGGCGGGGAACTCGCTGGGCGGCCTGCTCGCTCTGGAACTCGGTCGCGACCGGCTGGTCCGGTCGGTCACCGCGCTGTCCCCGGCCGGGTTCTGGTCGCAGCTGGAGCGGCGCTACGCCTTCGGCGTCCTGATGACGATGCGGCAGATCGCCCGGCGGATGCCGTCGCCGCTGGTCGAGCGGCTCGCCCGCCCCGCGGTCGGCCGTACGCTCCTGACGAGCACCATCTACGCGCGCCCGGCCCGGCGTTCTCCCGAGGCCGTCGTGGCGGAGACGTTGGCACTCGCGCGTGCCGAGGGCTTCACACAGACGCTGCGGACGGGCCGCCGGGTGCAATTCACCGACGACGTGCCAGGGATACCGGTCACCGTGGCCTGGGGCAGCAGGGACCGGCTGCTCGTCCCCCGGCAGGGCGTCCGCGCCAAGTACGTCATCCCCCGGGCCCGGCTGGTCCGGCTGCCCGGCTGCGGACACGTGCCGATGAACGACGACCCGGCACTGGTCGCCCGCGTGCTTCTCGACGGCAGCCGCTGA
- a CDS encoding HD domain-containing protein codes for MAAKPPRMLPEAWHPLLARPPLAGLLGQPLVDRALSEMHRLLPPRVALHSLRTFLLADAHARVRGLDCDRAGLLAAAAFHDTGLTAHAPRVPGGFPCRSAALLDRFLAAEQVDRDRRDALTRAVREHLRPLPSRTAGAEARLLHFGAWLDVTGRGARHVPGERRQLSDLAPTPWFAVTFSARVAVCGLRRALPYPSGPAR; via the coding sequence ATGGCCGCGAAGCCGCCACGGATGCTGCCGGAGGCGTGGCACCCCCTGCTCGCCCGGCCCCCGCTGGCCGGGCTGCTCGGGCAACCGCTGGTGGACCGGGCGCTGTCGGAGATGCACCGGCTGCTGCCGCCCCGTGTGGCACTGCACTCGCTGCGGACGTTCCTGCTGGCCGATGCCCACGCGCGGGTGCGGGGGCTCGACTGCGACCGGGCCGGGCTCCTGGCCGCGGCGGCGTTCCACGACACCGGGCTGACCGCGCACGCCCCCCGGGTGCCCGGTGGATTCCCGTGCCGTTCGGCGGCCCTGCTGGACCGCTTCCTGGCCGCTGAACAGGTCGACCGGGACCGGCGCGACGCCCTGACCCGGGCCGTCCGCGAGCACCTGCGGCCGCTCCCGTCGCGTACCGCCGGTGCCGAGGCGAGGCTGCTGCACTTCGGGGCCTGGCTGGATGTCACCGGCCGGGGCGCGCGGCACGTCCCGGGCGAGCGGCGGCAGCTGTCCGACCTGGCCCCGACGCCCTGGTTCGCCGTCACGTTCTCCGCCCGGGTGGCCGTCTGCGGGCTGCGCCGGGCACTGCCGTACCCCTCGGGCCCCGCCCGCTGA
- a CDS encoding GntR family transcriptional regulator: MGTTQLESVPEPKYWHLKTVLTEALDSEFSVGEILPNERDLAARFGVARATLRQALEQLELEGRLQRRRGVGTTVAPPRMGVSVGTEQHVWPGGPGDAWQSVDCTEAAPPAAVADILETGRDEPVHTVRRTRMSHGQPVAAELLYVPASSVPDLSAIDAPAGAAHARALLRELHRLELEGQDSAVELGSARADDAKELDRLPGAPVLVVTTRYVAGARTAALSVATYRADTCRLTFGDSGGVEIHHPHRHAS; encoded by the coding sequence GTGGGGACCACGCAGCTCGAATCGGTGCCGGAACCAAAATACTGGCACCTCAAGACCGTACTCACGGAGGCACTCGACTCCGAGTTCTCCGTGGGCGAGATCCTGCCCAACGAACGCGACCTCGCCGCCCGTTTCGGCGTCGCCCGCGCCACGCTCCGCCAGGCACTGGAGCAGCTCGAACTGGAAGGCCGTCTGCAGCGCCGCCGCGGTGTCGGCACGACCGTCGCCCCGCCGCGCATGGGCGTGTCCGTCGGTACCGAACAGCACGTCTGGCCGGGCGGGCCCGGCGACGCATGGCAGAGCGTCGACTGCACCGAGGCCGCGCCGCCGGCCGCGGTGGCCGACATCCTGGAGACCGGCCGCGACGAGCCCGTGCACACCGTGCGCCGCACCCGGATGTCGCACGGTCAGCCGGTCGCCGCCGAACTGCTCTACGTCCCGGCGTCGTCGGTGCCGGACCTGTCCGCCATCGACGCCCCCGCGGGTGCGGCACACGCGCGGGCGCTGCTGCGCGAACTCCACCGGCTGGAGCTGGAGGGCCAGGACAGCGCCGTGGAGCTGGGCTCGGCCCGCGCCGACGACGCGAAGGAACTGGACCGACTGCCGGGCGCCCCCGTACTGGTCGTCACCACCCGCTACGTCGCCGGGGCGCGCACCGCCGCGCTCTCCGTGGCCACGTACCGCGCGGACACCTGCCGGCTGACCTTCGGCGATTCGGGCGGCGTGGAGATCCACCACCCGCACCGCCACGCTTCCTGA
- a CDS encoding RNA polymerase sigma-70 factor, with the protein MTIDAATEVFEEHRAVLQGVAYRMLGRVADAEDVVQEAWLRWSGADRADVREPRGFLVRVTTRLAVDRLRQIKARNEAYVGPWLPEPYVTTFGGEVPDTAERAVLADSVSFAVLVVLEWLSPLERAVFVLREAFGHPYAEIAAMLDRAEPAVRQLAGRARKHVEERRARYDVDPVQRRDVTERFLAAAADGDLDGLLSLLAPDVRLVGDSGGKAKAPLRVLESADHVGRFLLGAARKGVEDMSFRFVEINGGPAVLTLSGKEPDSVFQLDVLDGRIQCVYVVRNPDKLRSLTGL; encoded by the coding sequence GTGACCATCGACGCAGCCACCGAGGTCTTCGAGGAGCACCGCGCCGTTCTGCAAGGCGTCGCCTACCGCATGCTGGGCCGCGTGGCGGACGCCGAGGACGTCGTCCAGGAGGCATGGTTGCGCTGGTCCGGCGCCGATCGGGCCGACGTCCGCGAACCGCGCGGGTTCCTGGTGCGGGTCACCACCCGCCTCGCCGTCGACCGGCTCCGCCAGATCAAGGCCCGCAACGAGGCCTACGTCGGCCCCTGGCTGCCCGAGCCCTACGTCACCACGTTCGGCGGCGAGGTCCCCGACACCGCGGAACGGGCGGTGCTCGCCGACTCCGTCTCGTTCGCCGTGCTGGTCGTGCTGGAGTGGTTGTCGCCGCTGGAGCGAGCGGTGTTCGTGCTGCGCGAGGCCTTCGGGCACCCGTACGCGGAGATCGCCGCCATGCTCGACCGGGCGGAGCCTGCCGTACGGCAGCTGGCCGGCCGTGCCCGCAAGCACGTCGAGGAGCGGCGGGCGCGCTACGACGTCGACCCCGTCCAGCGCCGCGACGTCACCGAGCGGTTCCTGGCCGCCGCGGCGGACGGCGACCTGGACGGCCTGCTGTCCCTGCTCGCCCCCGACGTGCGGCTCGTCGGCGACAGCGGGGGCAAGGCCAAGGCGCCCCTGCGGGTGCTGGAGAGCGCCGACCACGTGGGCCGCTTCCTGCTCGGCGCGGCCCGCAAGGGTGTGGAGGACATGTCCTTCCGGTTCGTGGAGATCAACGGTGGTCCCGCGGTGCTGACCCTGTCCGGCAAAGAGCCCGACAGCGTGTTCCAGCTGGACGTCCTCGACGGCCGAATCCAGTGCGTCTACGTCGTCCGCAACCCCGACAAGCTGCGATCGCTGACCGGCTTGTGA
- the purB gene encoding adenylosuccinate lyase, with the protein MTSAPAKPRIPNVLAGRYASAELATLWSPEQKVKLERQLWLAVLRAQKDLGIEVPDAAIADYERVLDQVDLASIAEREKVTRHDVKARIEEFNDLAGHEQVHKGMTSRDLTENVEQLQIRLSLELMRDRTVAVLARLGRLAGEYGELVMAGRSHNVAAQATTLGKRFGTAADELLVAHGRIEDLLARYPLRGIKGPVGTAQDMLDLLGGDAAKLAELEQRIAGHLGFSTAFTSVGQVYPRSLDYDVVTALVQLAAAPSSLAKTIRLMAGHELVTEGFKPGQVGSSAMPHKMNTRSCERVNGLMVILRGYASMTGELAGDQWNEGDVSCSVVRRVALPDAFFALDGLLETFLTVLDEFGAFPAVVARELDRYLPFLATTKVLMASVRAGVGREVAHEAIKENAVACALAMREQGAERNELLDRLAADERIPLDRAALDELMADKLSFTGAAADQVAVVVGRIEELVKQRPEAAGYTPGAIL; encoded by the coding sequence GTGACTTCTGCGCCCGCCAAGCCCCGCATCCCGAACGTCCTCGCCGGACGTTACGCCTCCGCCGAGCTCGCCACGCTCTGGTCGCCCGAGCAGAAGGTGAAGCTGGAGCGTCAGCTCTGGCTCGCCGTGCTGCGGGCCCAGAAGGATCTCGGCATCGAGGTGCCGGACGCGGCCATCGCCGACTACGAGCGCGTCCTCGACCAGGTCGACCTGGCCTCCATCGCCGAGCGCGAGAAGGTCACGCGGCACGACGTGAAGGCGCGGATCGAGGAGTTCAACGACCTCGCCGGGCACGAGCAGGTGCACAAGGGCATGACGTCCCGCGACCTGACCGAGAACGTCGAGCAGCTGCAGATCCGGCTCTCGCTGGAGCTGATGCGCGACCGTACGGTGGCCGTCCTCGCCCGTCTGGGCAGGCTGGCCGGCGAGTACGGCGAGCTGGTCATGGCCGGCCGCTCGCACAACGTCGCCGCGCAGGCCACCACCCTCGGCAAGCGCTTCGGCACCGCCGCCGACGAGCTGCTCGTCGCCCACGGCCGGATCGAGGACCTGCTCGCCCGCTATCCGCTGCGCGGCATCAAGGGCCCGGTCGGCACCGCCCAGGACATGCTGGACCTGCTGGGCGGCGACGCGGCGAAGCTGGCGGAGCTGGAGCAGCGGATCGCCGGGCACCTGGGCTTCTCGACGGCGTTCACCTCGGTCGGCCAGGTCTACCCGCGCTCCCTCGACTACGACGTCGTGACCGCGCTGGTGCAGCTGGCGGCGGCGCCGTCCTCGCTGGCGAAGACGATCCGCCTGATGGCCGGGCACGAGCTGGTCACCGAGGGGTTCAAGCCGGGTCAGGTCGGCTCCTCCGCGATGCCGCACAAGATGAACACCCGTTCCTGCGAGCGCGTCAACGGCCTGATGGTGATCCTGCGCGGCTACGCCTCGATGACCGGCGAGCTGGCGGGCGACCAGTGGAACGAGGGCGACGTGTCCTGCTCGGTGGTGCGCCGCGTCGCGCTGCCGGACGCGTTCTTCGCGCTGGACGGTCTGCTGGAGACGTTCCTGACGGTACTGGACGAGTTCGGCGCGTTCCCGGCGGTCGTGGCGCGGGAGCTGGACCGCTATCTGCCGTTCCTGGCGACGACCAAGGTGCTGATGGCATCGGTGCGTGCCGGGGTCGGCCGTGAGGTCGCGCACGAGGCGATCAAGGAGAACGCGGTGGCCTGCGCCCTCGCGATGCGCGAGCAGGGTGCCGAGCGCAACGAGCTGCTCGACCGGCTCGCCGCCGACGAGCGCATCCCGCTGGACCGCGCGGCGCTCGACGAGCTGATGGCCGACAAGCTGTCGTTCACCGGTGCCGCCGCCGACCAGGTGGCCGTCGTCGTCGGCCGGATCGAGGAACTGGTCAAGCAGCGCCCCGAGGCCGCGGGCTACACCCCGGGAGCCATCCTCTGA
- a CDS encoding ROK family transcriptional regulator, whose amino-acid sequence MGRLTGGDPSLLRRINSAVVLHALRATDCATLTEITRVTGLSRPTVEGVVEGLIEAGLVVETAAEEGAARRQGRPARRFRFRAEAGHLLGLEIGAHRVAAVLADLDGRVVGAQAKDVDETAHADERLERLRTAVAELLRRAGVARGSLRAVGVATPGIVEADGTVRLGTALPGWTGLRLGERLSRSFKCPVLVENDANAAAVAEHWKGCATESDDIVFVLAGLSPGAGSLIGGRLHRGFGGAAGEIGALHLLGREVTPETLLSMTDEPLHPLDEQAVAKVFAQARQGDAQAMAAVERFIQRLVHDVAALVLALDPELVVIGGWAAGLDGVLDPLRRELARYCLRPPKVTLSLLGEAAVATGALRLALDHVEEQLFAVESTVTARH is encoded by the coding sequence TTGGGGCGGCTGACCGGCGGGGATCCCTCGCTGTTGCGAAGGATCAACTCCGCGGTGGTGCTGCACGCTCTGCGTGCCACGGACTGCGCGACTCTGACGGAGATCACGCGGGTCACGGGGCTGTCCCGGCCGACCGTGGAGGGTGTCGTCGAGGGGCTCATAGAGGCCGGTCTCGTGGTGGAGACGGCGGCCGAGGAGGGCGCCGCCCGGCGTCAGGGGCGGCCGGCGCGGCGGTTCCGGTTCCGGGCCGAGGCGGGGCATCTGCTGGGGCTGGAGATCGGGGCGCACCGGGTCGCCGCGGTGCTGGCCGACCTCGACGGCCGGGTGGTCGGCGCGCAGGCCAAGGACGTCGACGAGACGGCGCACGCGGACGAGCGCCTCGAGCGCCTGCGCACCGCGGTGGCCGAACTGCTGCGCCGGGCCGGAGTGGCGCGCGGCTCGCTGCGGGCGGTGGGCGTCGCGACGCCGGGGATCGTCGAGGCGGACGGCACCGTACGGCTGGGGACGGCGCTGCCCGGATGGACGGGGCTGCGGCTCGGTGAGCGGCTGAGCCGCTCGTTCAAGTGCCCGGTCCTGGTGGAGAACGACGCCAACGCGGCGGCGGTCGCCGAGCACTGGAAGGGGTGCGCCACCGAGTCCGACGACATCGTGTTCGTGCTGGCGGGACTCAGTCCGGGCGCGGGTTCGCTGATCGGGGGGCGGCTGCACCGCGGATTCGGCGGGGCGGCCGGTGAGATCGGGGCGCTGCACCTGCTGGGCCGTGAGGTGACGCCGGAGACCCTGCTCTCCATGACGGACGAGCCGCTGCACCCGCTGGACGAGCAGGCGGTCGCCAAGGTGTTCGCGCAGGCCCGTCAGGGCGACGCGCAGGCCATGGCCGCCGTCGAACGCTTCATCCAGCGGCTGGTGCACGACGTGGCCGCTCTCGTCCTGGCCCTCGATCCGGAGCTGGTCGTCATCGGCGGCTGGGCCGCGGGCCTGGACGGAGTCCTGGACCCGCTGCGGCGCGAACTGGCGCGCTACTGCCTGCGCCCGCCGAAGGTCACTCTGTCCCTGCTCGGTGAGGCCGCGGTGGCGACGGGCGCGCTGCGGCTCGCCCTCGACCACGTCGAGGAACAGCTGTTCGCGGTCGAGAGCACGGTCACGGCGCGGCACTGA